From Bradyrhizobium sp. sBnM-33:
GATGGCCTCCGAGGTGCTGGCCGAGATCGACGGCTGGTTCGAACTCCATATCTTCGCGCCCTTGCGCACCGCCGATGATCCCGCGCGCGCCATCGCTGCGATGATCGCGGGCGTCGATCAATATTTTCATTCGGGCGATCGCGTCTGCCTGGTCGGCATGGTGGCGCTCGGCTCGGCGCGCGACAGTTTTGCCGAAGCGGTCGATGGTTATTTCGCGCGCTGGCAGACAGCGCTCGCCGCGTTATTGCGGCGATCCGGACTGACGAACAGCCAAGCGCAGCGGCGCGCCGAAGACGCGCTACTTACCATTCAGGGCGCGCTGGTGCTGGCACGTGCACGGGGCGACGCCAAAATCTTTCGTCGCGCGTTGAGCGATCTGACGGCGCGGCTATTGGCGTCGCCGGACTGAGTGTCAGTCCGTAGCCCGGATGGAGCGTAGCGCAATCCGGGGCGGCGCAGCACGTTGCGCGAGTTTCTCCCCGATTTCGCTGCGCTTCATCCGGGCTACGATACCGACACAGGTCCCGGCTCTGCGGTGCATCACCGAAGAGGTGCTGCACCGCGTCCGGGACACGAGATCTTCCTTACGCCGCCGCCTTATGCCTTGCCAGTTCGGCCTTGTAGAGTTCGAACTCCTCGGCGACCGCTTTCGCAATCGAGGGGCGTGCGCGCAGCCGCTCGTGATAGGCCTTCACGTTAGGCCACTTCGCCAGTTCGATCGGCGGCGTCGCCATCGTCCAGTTGATGATGGTGACGAGATAGGCATCCGCGACGCTGAAGTGATCGAGCAGGAATTCGCGGCCCTTCAGGTAGTTCTCGAGATAGTCGAGACGCGACAGATTCTTGTTCAGCGCATAAGTCTTTGCGTCCTGCGGCGCCGTCTTGTCTAGCAGCGGCACGAACAGCGCCTTGTGCAGTTCGGTGCCGATGAAGCACAGCCATTGATGCAGACGGCTGCGCTCCTCAGCCGAGTTGGCCGAGATGCCAGCGCCCGGAAAGTGATCGGCGACATATTGCAGGATCGCCGCGTTCTCCGTCAGCACCGTCCCCTCGTCGGTACGCAGCGTCGGCACCAGCCCGAGCGGATTGACAGCGCGGAAATCCGAGCCGTCCTTCTGCACCACTTTGGTCTTGGGATCGACCTCGAGATAGTTGGCGTCAGCGCTGGCTTCGTGCAGCGCAATCCGTGTCGCCAGCGAGCAGGCGAGCGGCGAGAAATACAGGTCCATGATTTGCCTCCTTGGCGGTTGATCAATCGGCCGGCTTCGAGGCGGGCAGGATTGATTTTTATACTGTTCCGCATAATATGGATCCGGTCAAGGAATTGTTTGCGAAATGGTACAAAAAGGGAAGAAGCCTCCGATCCCCCAGATCGATACACCGATCCCGCCCAAGCGGCGGGGCCGCCCGCGCGCCTATGAGCCGGGCGTGGCGCTCGGCAAGGCGCTCGATCTGTTTCGCAAGGATGGCTTTGCGGCGACCTCGCTCGACGATCTCTCCGCCGCCACCGGCATGAACCGGCCGAGCCTCTATGGCGCGTTCGGCGACAAGCGCGAACTCTTCATCAAGAGCTATCGGCGCTATCGTGACGACGCGCGGGCCGCGATGGGGGACATCTTCAGGAACGAACTGCCGATCCGAAAGCGCCTGGAACGGATCTACACGGTGGCGCTCGACATCTATCTGTCCGGCGAATCCGGCCCGCGCGGCTGCTTTACGGTGATGACCGCAGCCTCCGAAGCCGTGCATGACCCCGATATCCGCGCCATGGTGCTGGAAGGCTTTGCCGAACTCGACAAGGCTTTTGCGGCCTGTTTCCGGCTCGCCCAGGAAAAGGGCGAGCTACCGGCGAGCGCCGACGCGACCGTGCTGGCGCAACTTGCCTCCGCCACCATTCACACTGTCGCCATCCGCGCCCGCGCTCAGGTGCCGCGCAAGGAACTGGAGGCGATTGTCAACGGCGCGATCGGCGTGATGTGCGGGGCGGCGAAATAGCTTTCGGTCGTCCCGGCGAAAGCAGGACGACATCTTTTTTTGCTGCCCGTGTCGGTTTTTGGCGTCCTCATTCGTCCTCGTGACGTGTCCAAAATCAGGAGCCTAGAAATGACCGAGCCCGTCCAGATCGTCACTCCTCATCTCGTTGTCCGCGACGCCAACGCCGCGCTTGAATTCTACAAGAAGGCGCTCGGCGCCACCGAAACCCTGCGGATGCCGGCCGAGGACGGCAAGCGGTTGATGCATTCGGAAATTCGCATCAACGGCGCGCGTATCTCGTCATGGACGACTTTCCCGAGCACCGCGGCTCCCATGGCGTCGACGCGGTATTTCCGCCGGATCAGATCAAGGGCACCTCAGTCACCATGCATCTCGAAGTCGAGAACTGCGATGCGGCGGTGAAGCGTGCCCGTGACGCCGGCGCCACCGTGACGCTGGAGCCATGGGATTCATTCTGGGGCGACCGCTATGCTCGCATCATGGACCCGTTCGGCCATTCCTGGAGCTTTGCGCACAGGCTGCCGGCGAAGGGGTGAGGGGCTTCCCGCACTCTCCGTCATTGCGAGCGAAGCGAAGCAATCCATATCTCGGCACAACGGATAAGTGGTGGATTGCTTCGTCGCTTTGCTCCTCGCAATGGCGGAGAATTAATAACCCCGCTTTCGATCCACCACGTTCTCCAGCGCGCCGCCTTCCTCAAACCGCGCGATCTGGTCCGCGACATATTTCGATATCTCGTCGGGATCGGTGTCGGCGGCATTGTGCGGGGTCAGCACTATTTTTGGATGGGTCCAGAACCGGCTGTCGGCGGGCAGCGGTTCGGTGGCGTAGACGTCGAGCGAGGCGCCGCCGAGCGTGCCGTCGTCCAGGCTTCGCAGGATGTCGGCCTCGTTCTGCAGGCCGCCGCGACCGGCATTGATCAGGACCGGCGCGCCGAGCGGACTCGTGCGATTTAGTTTCTCAAACAGCCCGCGATTGAGAATGTGCCGCGTCTCTGGCGTCAGCGGCAGGAGGCAGACCAGAATGTCGGTCCGCCGCAGGAATGGCTCGAGCTGCGTTTCGCCGTGAAAGCATTCGATACCCTCGACCATTCGCGGGCTGCGGCTCCAGCCTGCGACACGAAAGCCCAGCCGCCGCAGCACGTCGGCGGCATCGGCACCAAGCGTGCCGAGCCCCATGATTCCGACCGAAATCGCGCCCGCCGCCCATTGCGATTTCGGCGCCCAGCGCTTTTCGCGCTGCGACTCCCGCAAGTATGGCTCCTGCCGGTGGTGCATCAGGACATGCAGCACGACATATTCGGTCATCCGCGCGGTGAGATCGCCGACCGCGACGCGCACCAGCGGAACGTCGGGCAATGAGCGATCGGCCATCAGCGCATCGACGCCGGCG
This genomic window contains:
- a CDS encoding 2-hydroxyacid dehydrogenase; the encoded protein is MTKGALALLVHGGTENWSPQRWKSRFDDVCKGRRVLLLPDASFDPAEVHYAAVWKPHPGELAALPNLRVIFNLGAGVDALMADRSLPDVPLVRVAVGDLTARMTEYVVLHVLMHHRQEPYLRESQREKRWAPKSQWAAGAISVGIMGLGTLGADAADVLRRLGFRVAGWSRSPRMVEGIECFHGETQLEPFLRRTDILVCLLPLTPETRHILNRGLFEKLNRTSPLGAPVLINAGRGGLQNEADILRSLDDGTLGGASLDVYATEPLPADSRFWTHPKIVLTPHNAADTDPDEISKYVADQIARFEEGGALENVVDRKRGY
- a CDS encoding TetR/AcrR family transcriptional regulator, producing the protein MVQKGKKPPIPQIDTPIPPKRRGRPRAYEPGVALGKALDLFRKDGFAATSLDDLSAATGMNRPSLYGAFGDKRELFIKSYRRYRDDARAAMGDIFRNELPIRKRLERIYTVALDIYLSGESGPRGCFTVMTAASEAVHDPDIRAMVLEGFAELDKAFAACFRLAQEKGELPASADATVLAQLASATIHTVAIRARAQVPRKELEAIVNGAIGVMCGAAK
- a CDS encoding glutathione binding-like protein encodes the protein MDLYFSPLACSLATRIALHEASADANYLEVDPKTKVVQKDGSDFRAVNPLGLVPTLRTDEGTVLTENAAILQYVADHFPGAGISANSAEERSRLHQWLCFIGTELHKALFVPLLDKTAPQDAKTYALNKNLSRLDYLENYLKGREFLLDHFSVADAYLVTIINWTMATPPIELAKWPNVKAYHERLRARPSIAKAVAEEFELYKAELARHKAAA
- a CDS encoding TetR/AcrR family transcriptional regulator, whose product is MLKRGVERGEVLRALGEVFRAHGYEGASLTLITEATGLGKGSLYHLFPGGKEQMASEVLAEIDGWFELHIFAPLRTADDPARAIAAMIAGVDQYFHSGDRVCLVGMVALGSARDSFAEAVDGYFARWQTALAALLRRSGLTNSQAQRRAEDALLTIQGALVLARARGDAKIFRRALSDLTARLLASPD